Proteins from a single region of Spirochaetota bacterium:
- a CDS encoding phosphatase PAP2 family protein, producing MENFFINGLEILEYISKIRTPFLNYFFYFLSFLGSEKFYLIILPLLFWCIDEKGAYKLTILFFISYFINDYLKSLFKIPRPFSINKNIAIAYEESFSFPSAHSQGSATIYGAISLRFKGFLKILFLIFLPILIALSRIYLGVHYPIDIICGLIIGYFFVFLFSFFEKRIENFFENRSFLFKLVIIIVLDFLLIIIKYNSTSITGAFFGLSFGYILYNQINDVKKNNRTSENEIILQKKGIILKKLIKYIIGLVFIFIFYFGGSVFYSKNHHDLKYYIFSYIKYLIIGFWISFVYPLIYNIIISKLNFYGKNRY from the coding sequence ATGGAGAATTTTTTTATAAATGGATTGGAGATATTAGAATATATTTCTAAAATAAGAACACCATTTTTAAATTATTTTTTTTATTTTTTATCATTTTTAGGGTCAGAAAAATTTTATTTAATTATTTTACCTTTACTATTTTGGTGTATTGATGAGAAAGGAGCTTATAAATTAACAATTTTGTTTTTTATTTCATATTTTATTAATGATTATTTGAAATCTTTATTTAAAATTCCAAGACCTTTTTCAATTAATAAAAATATAGCAATAGCATATGAAGAAAGTTTTAGCTTTCCATCTGCACACTCTCAAGGTTCTGCAACTATATATGGGGCTATTTCTTTGAGATTTAAGGGATTTTTAAAAATATTATTTTTGATTTTTTTACCAATACTTATTGCTTTGTCAAGGATATACCTTGGGGTACATTATCCTATAGATATAATATGTGGATTAATTATTGGTTATTTTTTTGTTTTTTTATTTAGTTTTTTTGAAAAAAGGATTGAAAATTTTTTTGAAAATAGATCTTTTTTGTTTAAATTAGTTATTATAATTGTTTTAGATTTTTTATTAATAATTATTAAATATAATAGTACTTCTATTACAGGAGCTTTTTTTGGTTTATCTTTTGGTTATATTTTATATAATCAAATAAATGATGTTAAAAAAAATAATAGAACATCAGAAAATGAAATTATTTTACAAAAAAAAGGTATAATATTAAAAAAACTTATAAAATATATTATTGGTTTAGTTTTTATTTTTATATTTTATTTTGGAGGATCTGTTTTTTATTCAAAGAACCATCATGATTTAAAATATTATATTTTTAGTTATATAAAATATTTAATAATTGGTTTTTGGATATCTTTTGTTTATCCTTTAATTTATAATATAATTATTTCAAAATTGAATTTTTATGGAAAAAATAGATATTAA
- the purS gene encoding phosphoribosylformylglycinamidine synthase subunit PurS: MYLAKINVTLKDSILDPQGETIKEALIKLGFNSESVRIGKYIEIKLEAKDEKEATEKVDQMCRKLLYNPEIEKYSFIIEKI, encoded by the coding sequence ATGTATCTAGCCAAAATAAATGTTACACTTAAAGATTCAATCTTAGATCCTCAAGGGGAAACAATAAAAGAAGCTTTAATAAAACTTGGTTTTAATTCTGAATCTGTAAGGATTGGTAAATATATAGAAATAAAATTGGAAGCAAAGGATGAAAAAGAAGCAACTGAAAAGGTAGATCAAATGTGTAGAAAACTTTTATACAATCCTGAAATAGAAAAATATAGCTTTATTATTGAAAAAATTTAA
- the purQ gene encoding phosphoribosylformylglycinamidine synthase subunit PurQ translates to MKAQVVIFPGSNCDYDVYYTLQEIGIKVSFLWHEEKKINADLLVLPGGFSYGDYLRCGAIARFARILENINEFVEKGKLVLGICNGFQILTELKLLPGTLMLNKKCRFICSDCDLIVENNDTPFTNLFNEKEIVNFPIAHGEGNYYIDDATLIELKKYNGIVFKYKINPNGSKEDIAGIINKKGNVLGLMPHPERVSNKILGSDVGLKFFKSILNSYKI, encoded by the coding sequence ATGAAAGCTCAGGTTGTTATATTTCCAGGCTCAAATTGCGATTATGATGTTTATTATACTTTACAAGAGATTGGTATTAAAGTTTCTTTTTTATGGCATGAAGAAAAAAAGATTAATGCTGATTTACTTGTATTGCCTGGTGGTTTTTCTTATGGGGATTATTTAAGATGTGGAGCAATTGCTAGATTTGCCCGAATTTTAGAAAATATTAATGAATTTGTTGAGAAAGGGAAACTTGTTCTTGGTATTTGTAATGGATTCCAAATATTAACTGAGCTAAAGCTTTTACCTGGTACCTTAATGTTAAACAAAAAATGTAGATTTATATGTTCTGATTGCGATTTAATTGTTGAGAATAATGATACACCTTTTACTAATCTTTTTAATGAAAAAGAAATTGTAAATTTTCCTATTGCACATGGTGAAGGAAACTATTATATAGATGATGCTACTCTTATTGAGTTAAAAAAATATAACGGAATTGTTTTCAAATATAAAATTAACCCTAATGGATCTAAAGAAGATATAGCTGGAATTATTAATAAAAAAGGAAATGTTTTAGGGCTTATGCCTCATCCTGAAAGAGTATCAAACAAAATTTTAGGTTCTGATGTAGGTTTAAAATTTTTTAAATCTATTCTAAATTCTTATAAAATTTAA
- the purL gene encoding phosphoribosylformylglycinamidine synthase subunit PurL: protein MERWEKEGLTYDEYKRIIELIGREPNDLELAMFGVMWSEHCSYKNSKALLKLFYTKNERVLQGPGENAGIIDIGDGYALTFKVESHNHPSAVEPFQGAATGVGGIVRDIFVMGARPIALLNSLRFGNINLNKTKKLFDGVIKGISDYGNKIGVPDVSGEIYFNTCYNDNPLVNAMCVGLLKKSNIKKGVAKGKGNPVILVGHTTGRDGIKGASFASENLTEQSEEKRSHVQVADPFMEKLLIEATMELIAHKDIIGIQDLGAAGLTSSSCEIASRGNSGIEIDVSKVITREPNMTPAEIMLSESQERMLLVIKKGKEKDAFKIFKKWDLHASIIGYVTDDGMIRIKNKDEIVANIPAKALAEGSPTNLRPYKYPAYLIEKNYSGEISKIIFNPDIEKDFLSLISSPNICSREWVFKQYDHMVQRRTAIRPGGDASVLYLKEINKAISLTIDCNSRYCFLNPYDGAKIAVFEAARNIVATGGLPLAITDCLNFASPEEEEIYYQFRAAILGITEACKLLNTPIISGNVSFYNQSEEHKIYPTPVIGMVGLIEKPEYITKIDFKKPIKNKYNFSKNNISFYLEKFLTDIKENDYVLGDAIILVGETRAELGGSEYLSYIYKKEIGPIPQIEGQKEILTNDTLLSLIKKGLINSAHDISDGGLIVSLAECCFNNETGVLVNIQSELKPHEFLFSETQGRFIISVNHEYIEEVINSFKKNGIFASHIGFIVSNSDLSSGTFNIKINDRIVIKKDIKEIKKIWKESLENLIS, encoded by the coding sequence ATGGAAAGATGGGAAAAAGAAGGTTTAACCTATGATGAATATAAAAGAATAATAGAACTAATCGGAAGAGAACCAAATGACCTTGAACTTGCTATGTTTGGAGTTATGTGGTCAGAACACTGTTCTTATAAAAACTCCAAAGCTTTACTAAAACTTTTCTATACTAAAAATGAGAGAGTTTTACAAGGCCCAGGAGAAAATGCAGGTATTATAGATATAGGTGATGGTTATGCTCTAACTTTTAAGGTTGAATCTCACAATCATCCATCTGCAGTTGAACCATTTCAAGGTGCAGCAACTGGGGTAGGTGGAATTGTAAGAGATATTTTTGTCATGGGAGCAAGGCCAATAGCATTACTTAATTCTTTAAGATTTGGCAACATAAATTTAAATAAAACAAAGAAACTTTTTGATGGTGTAATCAAAGGAATATCTGATTATGGAAATAAAATTGGTGTTCCAGATGTATCTGGGGAAATATATTTTAATACTTGCTATAATGATAACCCACTTGTAAATGCTATGTGTGTTGGTTTACTAAAAAAAAGTAACATTAAAAAAGGAGTTGCTAAAGGCAAAGGAAATCCTGTAATACTTGTTGGACATACTACAGGTAGAGATGGAATAAAAGGGGCAAGTTTTGCTTCAGAAAATCTTACTGAACAGTCAGAAGAAAAAAGGTCACATGTTCAGGTTGCTGATCCATTCATGGAGAAGCTCTTAATAGAAGCAACAATGGAACTTATAGCTCATAAAGATATAATTGGAATTCAAGATCTTGGAGCTGCTGGATTAACCTCTTCTTCTTGTGAAATTGCTTCCCGTGGTAATTCCGGAATAGAAATAGATGTTTCAAAAGTTATAACAAGAGAACCAAATATGACTCCAGCTGAAATAATGCTATCTGAGTCTCAGGAAAGGATGTTGCTTGTTATAAAAAAGGGAAAAGAAAAAGATGCTTTTAAAATATTTAAAAAATGGGATCTTCATGCTTCAATAATCGGTTATGTGACAGATGATGGAATGATTAGAATCAAAAATAAAGATGAAATAGTTGCCAACATTCCTGCAAAAGCTTTAGCTGAAGGGAGCCCAACAAATTTAAGACCATATAAATATCCAGCATATCTTATTGAAAAAAATTATTCAGGAGAAATTTCTAAAATAATATTTAACCCTGACATTGAAAAAGATTTTTTATCATTAATATCTTCACCTAATATATGTTCAAGAGAATGGGTATTCAAACAGTATGATCATATGGTACAAAGAAGAACTGCTATAAGACCTGGAGGAGATGCTTCAGTTCTATATCTAAAAGAGATAAACAAAGCTATAAGTTTAACTATAGATTGTAATTCAAGATATTGTTTTTTGAACCCTTATGATGGTGCTAAAATAGCAGTATTTGAAGCTGCAAGAAATATAGTAGCAACAGGTGGTTTACCATTAGCTATAACTGATTGTTTAAACTTTGCTTCCCCTGAAGAAGAAGAGATTTATTATCAGTTTAGAGCAGCAATATTGGGTATTACAGAAGCTTGTAAACTTTTAAATACTCCAATAATTAGTGGAAATGTAAGTTTTTATAACCAATCTGAAGAACATAAAATATATCCTACCCCTGTTATTGGAATGGTTGGTTTAATAGAAAAGCCTGAATATATTACAAAAATAGATTTTAAAAAACCAATTAAAAATAAATATAATTTTTCAAAAAATAACATATCTTTTTATTTAGAAAAATTTTTAACTGATATTAAAGAAAACGATTATGTTTTGGGTGATGCTATAATTTTAGTTGGTGAAACTCGAGCTGAACTTGGTGGTTCAGAATATTTATCTTATATTTATAAAAAAGAAATAGGTCCAATCCCACAAATAGAAGGACAAAAAGAAATTTTAACAAATGACACTTTACTCTCACTTATTAAAAAAGGTTTAATAAATTCTGCTCATGATATATCTGATGGAGGTTTAATAGTTTCTCTGGCAGAGTGTTGTTTTAATAATGAAACAGGAGTTTTAGTAAACATACAAAGTGAATTAAAACCTCATGAATTTCTATTCTCAGAAACTCAAGGAAGATTTATAATTTCAGTAAACCATGAATACATAGAAGAGGTAATCAACTCTTTCAAAAAAAATGGTATTTTTGCTTCTCATATAGGTTTTATAGTTTCAAATTCTGACTTAAGTTCTGGAACTTTTAATATTAAAATAAATGATAGAATTGTGATTAAAAAAGATATAAAAGAGATAAAAAAAATTTGGAAAGAATCTCTCGAAAATTTGATTAGTTAA
- the purF gene encoding amidophosphoribosyltransferase: MEKFKEKCGIFGIYNSSKKTKSEIPFIIYYGLYSLQHRGQESCGITLTDGKDFKTYKNMGLVNEVFSQNILENLEGFAGIGHVRYSTTGESTALNAQPFVVNSKLGNIAIAHNGNLVNSNVLKDLLEDSGFTFQTTSDSEVILSLIARSSKYGIERAVLDAISAIKGSFALVILFQDKLIAVRDPYGIRPLCYGIKDDYHIFASESCALDTVGAKFIRDLNPGEIIICDRKDIKSINFSEKTKKSVCIFEYIYFARPDSTIDGINVYKSRIEAGRLLSRNYPISADLVSGVPDSGIPAAIGFSKESNIPYELALIKNKYIGRTFINPSPELRKKDVSVKLNPLKEVIQNKRIVLIDDSIVRGTTGNQLVKIIRNSGAKEVHFRIASPIVRFPCYFGINIASRKELIGSNKVTINEIKKKLDADSVGYLTIDELLSIFGKTNENNFCLGCFTGEYPLSAPFEELDNEIEKKV; the protein is encoded by the coding sequence ATGGAAAAATTTAAAGAAAAATGTGGTATTTTTGGAATTTATAATTCATCAAAAAAAACTAAATCTGAAATACCTTTTATAATATATTATGGGCTCTATTCTTTACAGCATAGAGGTCAAGAAAGTTGCGGAATAACTTTAACTGATGGAAAAGATTTTAAAACTTACAAGAATATGGGACTTGTAAATGAAGTTTTTAGTCAAAATATTTTGGAAAATCTAGAAGGTTTTGCAGGTATAGGACATGTAAGATATTCTACAACAGGAGAATCAACTGCTTTAAATGCACAACCTTTTGTTGTAAATTCAAAACTCGGAAACATTGCAATCGCCCATAATGGTAACCTTGTAAATTCAAATGTTTTAAAAGATCTTCTTGAAGATTCAGGTTTTACTTTTCAAACAACATCCGATTCTGAAGTAATACTATCTTTAATTGCAAGAAGTTCAAAATATGGAATAGAGAGGGCTGTTTTAGATGCTATTTCTGCAATAAAAGGGTCATTTGCTCTTGTTATTTTATTCCAAGATAAGCTTATTGCAGTGAGAGACCCATACGGAATAAGGCCTCTCTGCTATGGAATTAAAGATGACTACCATATTTTTGCTTCTGAAAGTTGTGCCCTTGATACAGTTGGAGCTAAATTTATTAGAGATTTAAATCCTGGGGAAATAATAATATGTGATAGAAAAGATATAAAATCCATAAATTTCTCAGAAAAAACTAAAAAATCTGTTTGTATTTTTGAATATATTTATTTTGCAAGACCTGATAGTACTATTGATGGTATTAATGTTTATAAATCAAGAATCGAAGCAGGAAGGTTACTTTCAAGAAATTATCCTATTTCTGCAGATCTTGTATCTGGAGTCCCAGATTCAGGAATCCCTGCTGCTATTGGATTTTCTAAAGAATCAAACATACCTTATGAACTTGCTTTAATTAAAAATAAATATATAGGAAGAACTTTTATAAATCCATCACCAGAATTAAGAAAAAAAGATGTTTCTGTTAAACTAAATCCATTAAAAGAAGTTATTCAAAATAAAAGAATAGTATTAATAGATGATTCTATTGTAAGGGGAACAACTGGAAACCAATTAGTAAAAATTATTAGAAATTCTGGGGCAAAAGAAGTTCATTTTAGAATTGCTTCTCCTATAGTAAGATTTCCCTGCTATTTTGGAATAAATATAGCATCAAGAAAAGAACTTATAGGCTCAAACAAAGTTACCATAAATGAAATAAAGAAAAAACTAGATGCTGACTCAGTTGGCTATCTTACTATAGATGAACTACTTTCTATTTTTGGGAAAACAAATGAAAATAATTTTTGCCTTGGTTGTTTTACTGGAGAATACCCATTATCTGCACCATTTGAAGAGCTCGATAATGAAATTGAAAAAAAAGTTTAA
- the purM gene encoding phosphoribosylformylglycinamidine cyclo-ligase: MNDKKNSKFSYKDSGVDINEGYKAVELYKKFARETFDKYVSLDIGSFGSLYKLPQNEDFLLVSSTDGVGTKLELAFKLKKYDTVGIDCVAMCVNDIICLGAKPLFFLDYLACGKLDHKIAGDLVKGIAEGCKIAGCSLIGGETAEMPGFYEEGKYDIAGFTVGIVHKKDLIDGSKIKEGDILISIESSGFHSNGYSLLRKIINDNKIDLNSNFGESTIGLQLLKPTFIYVNPILECLRNKIEIKGIANITGGGFYENIPRMFKDNFTAIIEKDKIKLPKIMEYFKSFGISDKEMFNTFNCGTGMVLCVKDKNDFENIRKIFEKYNLSTSIIGKVAKGEKETKIIGIDL, translated from the coding sequence ATGAATGATAAAAAAAATAGTAAATTTAGCTATAAAGATTCTGGTGTTGATATTAATGAAGGTTATAAAGCTGTTGAATTATATAAAAAATTTGCAAGAGAAACATTTGATAAGTATGTTTCTCTAGATATAGGTTCCTTTGGTTCACTTTATAAATTACCTCAGAATGAAGATTTTCTCCTTGTTTCCTCAACAGATGGTGTTGGAACTAAATTAGAATTAGCTTTTAAGCTTAAAAAATATGATACTGTTGGAATTGATTGTGTTGCAATGTGTGTAAATGATATAATCTGTCTTGGTGCAAAACCCCTATTTTTTCTTGATTATCTTGCATGCGGAAAACTTGATCATAAAATAGCTGGAGATCTTGTTAAAGGAATAGCTGAAGGTTGTAAAATAGCAGGCTGTTCTCTTATAGGTGGAGAGACTGCAGAAATGCCTGGTTTTTATGAAGAAGGCAAGTATGATATAGCTGGATTCACAGTTGGAATTGTTCATAAAAAAGACTTAATTGATGGATCAAAAATCAAAGAGGGAGATATATTAATAAGTATTGAATCTTCAGGTTTTCATAGCAATGGATACTCTCTTTTAAGAAAAATAATAAATGACAATAAGATTGATTTAAATTCTAATTTTGGAGAATCAACAATTGGACTACAGTTACTAAAACCAACATTTATTTATGTTAATCCTATTTTAGAATGCTTAAGAAATAAAATTGAAATAAAAGGTATAGCAAATATAACTGGGGGTGGTTTTTATGAAAATATTCCCAGAATGTTTAAAGATAATTTTACAGCAATAATAGAGAAAGATAAGATCAAGCTTCCAAAAATTATGGAGTACTTTAAATCCTTTGGTATAAGTGATAAAGAAATGTTTAATACCTTCAATTGTGGAACTGGTATGGTTTTATGTGTTAAAGATAAAAATGATTTTGAAAATATAAGAAAAATATTTGAAAAATACAATTTATCAACCTCTATAATTGGTAAAGTTGCAAAAGGAGAAAAAGAAACCAAAATTATTGGCATAGATTTGTGA
- the purN gene encoding phosphoribosylglycinamide formyltransferase: MNIIVLVSGNGTNLQAIIDAINSGYLINTYIKAVISDREAYALERAKKFNIPNLLIDRKIYKQNLSNKILQSVKELESKFNFKTDLIVLAGFLSILNSEFINSYKNRIINIHPALLPSFGGKGMYGKKVFEEVLNSGVKFTGVTIHIVDEGTDTGPIIAQEVIKIDENESLESLEEKTHKIEHKILIDVLKNFSEKKLIIENKKTRWN; this comes from the coding sequence ATGAATATCATAGTTTTAGTTTCAGGAAATGGCACAAACCTTCAAGCTATAATTGATGCTATAAATAGTGGTTATTTAATAAATACTTACATAAAAGCTGTTATATCAGATAGAGAAGCCTATGCTTTAGAAAGAGCTAAAAAGTTTAACATCCCTAATCTACTAATAGACAGAAAAATATATAAACAAAATCTTTCAAATAAAATTTTACAAAGTGTAAAAGAGCTTGAAAGTAAATTCAATTTCAAAACAGACCTTATAGTTTTAGCAGGTTTTTTATCAATATTAAACTCTGAATTTATAAACAGTTATAAAAATAGAATTATTAATATTCACCCTGCTCTTTTACCTTCATTTGGTGGGAAAGGAATGTATGGTAAAAAAGTTTTTGAAGAAGTATTAAATTCAGGTGTGAAATTTACTGGAGTAACTATACATATTGTTGATGAAGGAACAGACACAGGTCCAATTATTGCTCAAGAAGTAATAAAAATAGATGAAAATGAAAGTTTGGAAAGTTTAGAAGAAAAAACTCACAAAATAGAACACAAAATTTTAATTGATGTACTAAAAAATTTTTCTGAAAAAAAACTAATAATTGAAAATAAAAAAACAAGATGGAATTAA
- a CDS encoding methyl-accepting chemotaxis protein has protein sequence MKTTTGKFKYNLFDKITFKILLLFLIIFVIVVLFLSYISIKEISKNLSKIDYEKNILSVKNIIESCVNPLRYYIIGDIERILKNALQDNPSYVEITLYDKYGTIIFSSKQEKKVTPEEFEQKIKKVEKIEKLELKNGYEIISPVVVDNNIAGYLYVKVSINYINKIIANEIKIIILVSIFLFIIFNFIFNVSLNIIVINSLKKAILIMKDISEGEADLTASMDVKQKNEIGEMAFYLNKFIKNLRDTVLVIKNSINSLNNSSLDLASNVTETASSLHNINSHVMNIKEQINTINNKIETVFNSVIEIDQNIDEQRKATNILLNNINNSSDVFKKMRDYQENVFKNAKEKDELFQKLINSIKIGKDSLIEVKGFIDSVFSNSDTLKKTTETILGIANQTNLLAINAAIEAAHAGEAGQGFAVVSEEIRKLSESTEEQAKKTEEMLNNIVSTINQLFDSSNLLEKCFLEISKHIDQLTSYEIKNNEVIQNEYNEGIKVSKLLEGAVNLSEKVDMNSEKIENLSKNIKSLMDDFKKLILGTNQNMESIFLGIKEIDEAMNSVSQLGIRNKNDVEKLSSQIERFKL, from the coding sequence ATGAAAACAACCACCGGAAAATTTAAATATAATTTATTTGACAAAATAACTTTTAAAATCTTACTTTTGTTTTTAATCATTTTTGTTATAGTAGTCCTGTTTTTATCTTATATCAGTATTAAAGAAATTTCGAAAAATTTATCAAAAATAGATTATGAAAAAAATATATTAAGTGTTAAAAATATAATTGAATCTTGTGTTAATCCTTTAAGATATTATATAATAGGAGACATAGAAAGGATACTTAAAAATGCATTACAGGATAATCCTTCATATGTGGAGATTACTTTGTATGATAAATATGGAACAATTATTTTTTCATCAAAACAAGAAAAAAAAGTTACACCAGAGGAATTTGAACAAAAGATAAAGAAAGTTGAGAAAATAGAAAAATTAGAATTAAAAAATGGATATGAAATAATTTCTCCGGTGGTTGTTGATAATAATATAGCTGGTTATCTTTATGTAAAAGTATCTATAAATTATATTAATAAAATAATAGCTAATGAAATTAAAATAATAATTTTAGTTTCAATTTTTCTTTTTATTATTTTTAATTTTATATTTAATGTGTCATTAAATATCATAGTTATTAATTCTCTTAAAAAAGCAATTTTGATTATGAAAGATATTTCAGAAGGTGAAGCAGATTTAACTGCTTCAATGGATGTTAAACAAAAAAATGAAATTGGGGAGATGGCATTCTACTTAAATAAATTTATAAAAAACTTAAGAGATACAGTTTTAGTAATTAAAAATTCAATTAACAGTTTAAACAATAGTTCACTCGACCTTGCAAGTAATGTTACTGAAACTGCTTCATCGTTACATAATATAAATAGCCATGTTATGAATATAAAAGAGCAGATAAACACAATAAATAATAAGATTGAAACTGTTTTTAATTCAGTTATTGAAATAGATCAAAATATTGATGAACAGAGAAAGGCAACTAATATTTTACTAAATAATATTAATAACTCTTCTGATGTATTTAAAAAGATGAGAGATTATCAAGAAAATGTTTTTAAAAATGCTAAAGAAAAAGATGAACTATTCCAAAAACTTATAAACTCAATAAAAATAGGTAAAGATAGTTTAATTGAAGTAAAAGGCTTTATCGATAGTGTATTTAGTAATTCAGATACTCTTAAAAAAACTACTGAAACTATTCTAGGCATTGCTAATCAAACAAATTTGCTTGCAATTAATGCAGCAATAGAAGCAGCACATGCTGGAGAAGCAGGACAAGGTTTTGCCGTTGTTTCTGAAGAAATAAGAAAATTATCTGAGTCAACTGAAGAACAAGCAAAGAAAACAGAAGAGATGCTTAATAATATAGTTTCAACTATTAATCAACTTTTTGATTCTTCAAATTTACTTGAAAAGTGTTTTCTAGAAATTTCTAAACACATTGATCAATTAACTTCATATGAAATAAAAAATAATGAAGTTATCCAAAATGAATATAATGAAGGTATTAAGGTTTCTAAATTACTTGAAGGAGCTGTTAATTTATCAGAAAAAGTTGATATGAATTCAGAGAAAATAGAAAACTTATCTAAAAATATAAAAAGTTTAATGGATGATTTTAAAAAATTGATTTTAGGAACAAATCAAAATATGGAATCTATTTTTTTAGGGATAAAAGAAATAGATGAAGCAATGAATTCAGTTTCACAATTGGGTATAAGAAATAAAAATGATGTTGAAAAACTTTCTAGTCAGATAGAAAGATTTAAATTATAG
- a CDS encoding ABC transporter substrate-binding protein, whose translation MKSKLFYFLFLVFFLFLFFNINAQTKVVKIGGIFDLTGATGDVGAPYSLGARDYVEYINSKGGINGNKIEFVWTDYKYNVDIALEFYNNNLKGKVVGIIGWGTGDTLKLAPLVAQDKIPFVSASYDENLADPKKNPYNFVCGPTYSDQIRVILKHFSSKFGKNAKVAIFHHPSAFGESPIPAAKDEANKLGIIISDIIPMTQDVDYVAKIKTLNEAGVKGIIINNVAVPTLNFLKAYSTTGAKMQIYGLNWTVNEDMIQLAGNLLDGFIYASAVAFPHENVEGIKEILSFKDTPVSRRINYIQGWATVKVLVEGIRLAGQNLTGEGIKSALEKLSNFSTGNIFYNITFTPNSHKGSLKLRLYEYKASEGKFIKIADFISAQ comes from the coding sequence ATGAAGTCAAAATTATTTTATTTTTTATTTTTGGTTTTTTTTCTTTTTTTATTTTTTAATATTAATGCTCAAACAAAAGTTGTTAAAATTGGAGGAATTTTTGATTTAACTGGAGCTACAGGAGATGTAGGGGCTCCTTATTCTTTGGGGGCAAGAGATTATGTTGAATATATTAATTCTAAAGGTGGTATAAATGGTAATAAAATCGAATTTGTATGGACTGATTATAAATACAATGTAGATATTGCCCTCGAATTTTATAATAATAATTTAAAAGGAAAAGTTGTTGGTATTATTGGTTGGGGAACAGGAGATACATTAAAGTTAGCACCTTTAGTTGCACAGGATAAAATTCCTTTTGTATCAGCATCTTATGATGAAAATTTAGCAGATCCAAAAAAGAATCCATATAATTTTGTATGTGGTCCTACTTATTCAGATCAAATTAGGGTTATTTTAAAACATTTTTCTTCTAAATTTGGTAAAAATGCTAAGGTTGCAATTTTTCATCATCCATCAGCTTTTGGAGAATCACCAATACCAGCTGCAAAGGATGAAGCAAATAAATTAGGAATAATTATATCTGATATTATTCCTATGACACAGGATGTAGATTATGTTGCAAAGATTAAAACTTTGAATGAAGCTGGAGTTAAAGGAATCATTATAAATAATGTAGCTGTTCCAACATTAAATTTTCTTAAAGCTTATTCTACTACTGGTGCAAAGATGCAAATTTATGGTTTAAATTGGACTGTAAATGAAGATATGATACAACTAGCAGGTAATTTACTTGATGGTTTTATCTATGCTTCTGCAGTAGCTTTCCCACATGAGAATGTAGAAGGAATAAAAGAAATTTTATCTTTTAAGGATACTCCAGTTTCAAGAAGAATTAATTATATACAAGGATGGGCTACAGTAAAAGTTCTTGTTGAAGGAATAAGACTTGCTGGTCAGAACTTAACAGGGGAAGGTATAAAAAGTGCTTTGGAAAAATTAAGTAATTTTTCTACAGGCAATATTTTTTATAATATTACTTTTACCCCAAATTCACATAAAGGTTCTCTAAAATTAAGATTATATGAGTATAAAGCTTCTGAAGGAAAATTTATAAAAATAGCTGATTTTATTTCTGCTCAATAA